GGGTGGTAAAAATCCAGGCATCGAACATGAAGCACGCACCGCATGGCGCAAGTCACCTTCTTTAAACCAAATCTCTTGCCCAGAATATAAATCTGTCGCCACCGCAGCAAACGGGCGCTGCAATTGTTCAATATTAAGGTCACCAATACGGTTAGCTAAAACATCAAACACTTTCTCACCACTAATAAGTCCGCCTTTACGCCAGCCTAAATCCATTAGGCCAAGTACATCCCAGCTTGAAAAGCCACTGACCCAAGTTTCAAGCTCAGCCAAATGATCATTGGCATAAGCTGCGCCGACTAACGCCCCCACCGAACAACCAGCCACTTTGTCTGGGTAAATGTCTAACTTGGCTAACCCATTCAATACCCCAATATGTGCCCAACCTTTAGCGGCTCCACTGCCTAGCGCTAATCCCACGGTGAGCTTTGTCATCTTTGTTCCTTCCATACTCTGTATTCATCTTTACCATAAAGCTCGGCTTAGTCGACCAATGACCTCGTCGAACTCAGGCAATAATATAATGCTAAAAAATAGCATAACTAAAGCGACTCTTGTTGGCTATAGCAAGGTGAAACAGCTATAATCGTCGGCTTACATTTTTTAGGGGATCTACCTTTGCAATTTACCGATTTTTCGTTGGACAAGCGCCTGCTTGACAGTTTAAAGCACCTTGGCATTTCTACGCCTACCGATGTTCAAGCGCAAGCACTTCCCATTGCCTTATCAGGTAAAGATTTAATGGCATCGTCTAAAACCGGCTCAGGTAAAACCTTAGCGTTTTTGTTGCCTGCTATGCAGCGAGTGATATCCACCAGAGCATTGTCGAAAAAAGATCCGCGGGTATTGATTTTGTTACCTACGCGAGAACTCGCCCAACAAGTTTATGGCCAATTACGTTTATTAGTTGCTAATACTCAATATAAAGCCATTAGCGTACTTGGTGGTGAGAACTTTAACGACCAAGCTAAAGCCTTGGCCAGAGATCCGCATTTTATCGTTGCCACACCAGGGCGTATTGCCGATCACTTACAACAACGCCACTTATATTTAAACGGCTTAGAATTGTTGGTGCTAGACGAAGCAGACCGCATGCTCGATTTAGGTTTTGCCCCGCAATTAAAAGCCATCAACGATGCCGCCGATCATAAACGTCGCCAAACCTTAATGTTTTCGGCCACTTTAGATCATGACAGCATAGGTGATATTGCAGCAACATTACTGAAAACCCCAAGCCATGTCTCCATTGGTGAGTCTTACAGTGAACACAAAGATATTGAACAACGGATTATTTTGGTTGACCATTTAGACCATAAACAAGCCTTGTTGCAGCATATATTAAGCCAAGAACAGCATAAGCAAGTGATTGTATTTACCGCGACGCGTTCAGATACAGACCGTTTAGCGACCCTGTTAGCCGCTCAAGGTTTTGCGACCTCAGCGCTCAGTGGTGATTTGAAGCAATCGGCTCGTAACCAGATTATGGATCAATTTGCTCGAGGCCAATCGCAAATACTGGTGACTACCGATGTGGCATCACGTGGCCTTGATTTAATCAACGTCTCCTTAGTGATTAACTTTGATATGCCAAAGTTTGCTGAAGAGTATGTCCATCGTATTGGCCGAACAGGTCGCGCAGGCGCTAAAGGCGATGCTGTGTCGTTTGTGGGCCCTAAAGATTGGGACAGCTTTAAAAAAATCCAACTATTTTTACGTAAAAACTTTGACTTCACTGTGGTTGAAGGTTTAAAAGCCAAATTTAATGGCCTAAAAGATAAGCCTCAAGCAGCTAAAGCCGGTACCAGTGCAAAAGCCGCCGTAACCAGCAATAGAGCTAGCGTGGCGAAAAAAGCCAAAGCAGCCCCTAAGAGTGATAAACGCTTTATTACCGGGGTTGATGTGGGTGATGCACCTGTGCGCCGTAAAGTTAAACCGATTGTCATTATTGAAGACGACGGAACAACAGAAGACTAAACGGCACATCAATCGCTGATAAACTGCGATGACAGAATTATCAATGTAGGGCAGAACACTGCCTTACAACAAATGAACAATAACGAGCATGCTAACAGCATTATCGTATGAATAAACCAGTAAGGATTAACATGAAAATTTGTGGTGTGGAATTAAAAGGCGGCGAAGCCATTATCTGTTTACTGACCTATGAAGGCGAAACGTTTAACGTGCCAGCATGTCGTAAAGTTTCATTTAGTATTTCACAATCAGCTAGCACTGAATCCATTCGTGAATTTGATTTTGCGTTTAAAAAACTAATGAGCGATTATAAAGTTGATGAAATCGCCATTATTGAACGTGAGCAAAAAGGTAAATTTGCTGGTAGTGCCACCAGCTTCAAACTTGAAGCTACACTACAATTAATGGACCTTCCGGTTTCGCTTATTTCTCCTTTAACCATTAAAGAGCAACTAAAGCGCAACCCACCACAAGTTGACTTTGACTCATTGGACCTAAAACGCGTCCAGTTAAATGCTTTTGACGTTGCTTATGTTCAACATAATCGACTCATTTTCGGTAAAGTGTAAACACAGAACCTTTGTATTGTGGCGTTACCCATACCAAAAAAACGGTCGCGGTAGCGCCAGAACTAATCAGTTGATTTATGACAGACACTAAAACTAAAACGCTCAAAGCCCCGCCTAAAATGCCAGTCAAATCGGCGAGCCAGTCATTAAAACCAAAAGCAGACTTCAGCCTGCTAGTCACTAGCGCAGATATCAAAAAACAGCAGAGTGAACAGAGCCCTTTACGTTACCTAAACGGTTATCGGCCTGATGTGGTTGATAAAATCCGCCAATTGGTTGATACCAATGCATTGGGTGATCACTTTCTAACCCGCTACCCCAAAGTACACCAAGTACGTACAGACAAAGCCTTATATGATATGGCCATCGCATTAAAAAACACCTATATGCGTCAGTCAGACCCATTAGCCAAAGTCATTTTTGATGAAAAAATTAGCTTGAGCCATCACGCGCTAGGTTTGCATTCTTATGTTAATCGCCGTCAAGGCAATAAAGTCAAAGCCAAAAATGAGATTAGAATAGCCTCACACTTAAAACATATTCCGTTTGAGCTTTTACAAATGGTCTTGGTGCACGAACTGGCCCACTTGCGCGAAAAAGAACACAACAAAGCTTTTTATCAGCTGTGTACTTTTATGCTCGCCGATTACCATCAATTAGAATTTGATATGCGAGTATGGTTAGTCGCTGAAGAAGTTGGCCAATCGCCCTACGGAAAATAATCGAAGGATTTTAATCATTGCCAACTCGCATCAGGCTTCCAGTTATTCATCCACGCGGGGATATCACAGGCAGGCATAGGTCTGGCAATGCCATAACCTTGTGCTAATTCACAGCCTAGTTGTAATAATGCAGTGCCATGTTCAACGGTTTCAACACCTTCAGCAATCACGTCACGTTTAAATGATTTCGCTAGGGCGATTACGCCTTCAACAATGGCGAAATCGTCAATATTACTCAACATGTCTTTGACAAAGCTCTGATCTATCTTAATCAAACTGGCAGGCAAGCGCCTAAGGTAAGTTAGCGACGAATATCCAGTGCCGAAATCATCTAAAGCAAAATGGACACCTAGGCTCATGCAGTCATTCATGATAATTGACACATGATTAACATCTTCTAATGCGCTGGTTTCCAGCATCTCTAGCTCTAAATAGCGAGGCTCAACATTGGGGTGGGCAGCGAGAAGATCCGTTAACGTCTGTATGAAGCCAGGTTGCATTAATTGTACTGCCGCAATGTTAACACTAGTACTTACCGGGAGATCAAGCGCCATAGCTTGCCATTGGCCGATTTGTGTTAATGCGGTATCAATAACCCATTCACCTATTTCAATCATCATGGTGTGATTTTCAATTACAGGCAAAAACTCGATTGGACTTAATAATCCGCGCTCTGGATGTTGCCAACGAATAAGCGCCTCAACGCCCACCACTGTGCCTATCTTCATATTAACTTTAGGTTGGTAATAGAGGACAAACTGATGGTGATCTAAAGCATAGCGAATAGCCTCTAGACTTTCTCGTTGTACTTTAACGGCATCATCTTGCGCGGTATCAAATAAATGATAGCGATTCTTGCCGGATTCTTTAGCCATATACATAGCTTGATCGGCATGCCTCATCAGTAAATCAGCATCTACATTATCTCGCGGATAAAGCGTAACACCAATACTGGCGGATATATTGAGTACCACACCACTAACGGTTACAGGCTCTGACGCGGCCAATAATAGCCGCTCCAATACTGGCTCACAATCTTCAACTTTGGCTAAATCGGCCAACACCGCGACAAATTCATCACCGCCAATGCGGCTTAAGCTGTCACCTTCGCGAAGCGCCTCTTTCATCCGGATCGATAGTGCAATAAGCAGTTCATCACCGATATCATGCCCATAGGCATCGTTGACCGTTTTAAAACCATCTAAATCTAGAAATACCACCGCTAAGGACTGCCCGTGTCGCCTGCACTGCAGCATGGCTTGAGATAATCTGTCTGCCAGCAATACCCGATTGGGCAAATTGGTCAGTACATCATAATGAGCAATACGTTCTAATTGTTCTTGATGCTGCTTCATCGGCGTAATGTCGCTCGCTAAAGAGACATAATGGGTCGTTATACCGTTTGCATCACGAACTGCACTGATGGTCTGCATTACTGCATACACTTCATTATTTTTACGGTGATTCCAAATTTCGCCATACCAGTATCCTTCGTTGACGATGGCTTGCCACATATCAACATAGAACTCTGGTGATTGACGTTCTGACTTGAGAATGCGAGGAGTTTTCCCTATCGCCTCTTCACGGCTGTAACCTGTGATGTCACTGAAGGTCTTATTGACTTCGATAATAAGACCTTCAGCATCCGTGATCATAATGCTTTCACGAGCATGAGTGAATACCTTGGCGGCAAGGGCTAATTGTTTTACGCGCTGCTCTTTCTCTGCGTTGGCCAGAACCAACTCATCTGCCCGCTTATCTTTCTCTTGGTTTTGAAAAGCCAGCTCTATGTTAGCAAGGGCTAGCTCATTAGCACGTTGTTCTTTGTCTGCGTTGGCCAGAACCAACTCGTCTGCCCGCTTATCTTTCTCTTGGTTTTGAAAGGCCAGCTCTATGTTAGCAAGGGCTAATTCGTTGGCGCGCTGTTCTTTGTCTGCGTTAGCCAGAACCAACTCGTCTGCCCGCTTATCTTTCTCTTGGTTTTGAAAGGCGAGCTCTTTGTTAGCTCGGTTTTGACTATCTTCAGCTTGTTTTCTATCACTGATGTCAATCATAGCGGCAAGACAGTCTGTGCCAGTGATACCGAGATTAGCCTCAATATCGAGCCAAAGCGTATTATTACTCACTTGGCCTAATACTTCGCAAGATTGAATACCACTACCGCTAAAGGCTTTTCCTAAGCAACGTTTAAAAATTTCACGATATTGTGCTGTGACATAGTGTGAAAACGGTTTGCCGACTAAGTGATCACGATCAATACCCAATAGGCTGGCACCTCGTAAATTGACTTGACTAATCATGCCATTGAGATCAAATACAAAGTAAGCAATCGGAGCAAATTCAAATAACTCGGTGTAACGATAATATAACCGTTCTGTTATCCGAGCTTGCTTTAACTCCTCATTTTGCATTTCCAATTCAATCTGATGAACCTGCAACTCATGGAGCATCTTTTTGGCTTCATAGTCACTAGAAGGAGATTGCGTATCACTAGTTTGTTTTTTCAGTTTAGCTTCCGCACGCTCACGTAGCACTTTGGTAGACTGCTTGGCTGACTTAGGAGTAGTCTTCATAAGCTAGGCCTGATCTTACGTAACTCTGATTCAAGCAGCTTGGCTTCACTGATATCGGTAAAGGTGATCACCACACCATCAATTACATCATCTTGGGTACGGTAAGGCATGATACGGACTTTGAACCAGCGTTGGTTTTTAGCGGTTATTTCTTTTTCGATGAAGATAAGCGTCTTCAATACTTCCTTTGAATCCTCTTGTAGCAGGACATAATCTAATTCCGTAACGATATCAGACAACGCACGGCCCACATCACTTTGGATAAGCTTAAATAAATGCGTCGCATAGTTAGTGAAGCGGCGAACATGCAGTTCATTATCCAGAAAAATGGTGGCAATTTGAGTACTATTAAGCAGATTTTTCATGTCGTTATTGACCCATGACAAATCATCCACTTTTGATTGCAGCTCATTATTGACGGTTTGCAATTCTTCATTCATTGACTGCATCTCTTCTTTGGATGTGGTCAATTCTTCATTGGTGGATTGCAATTCCTCATTGGCAGATTGCAGCTCTTCATTGGCAGACCTTAGCTCTTCTTGAGAAGATTGCATTTGTTCGCGAAGTGATTGTATTTCGTCATAGGCCTGTTGCAGTTCGGCCTGAGTTTCTTTGGCTAGTGAATCGCTTTTTCTACGCGGATATGGGGGCGGTGTCGCCACCTCAGTAAAGACCACCATCATCAAGCCGAGCAAAGCTTTTGGTTTAGAAATAGCTTGTACGGTCAAATTGATCGTACATGTGTCTATGCTTAGATTTTTAATGATTACGGGATCGACTTGCATCTGGGCATTCTTCATAGCCAGGTCAAGTTGATATTGCAGTTCTTCACGCACCATCACATGAATATTCCAGTTGGCTTTTCCTGCCGCGGGTTCTAAATATTTTCCAGTGCGGCCATTAATATAAATAATGTCACCTGCCGCATTAACCAAAACCGCTGCTGGAGAAAAGTGCTGTAGGAGAAGTTGATCTGCCTGCATTTGTAGATTAGTAATCGTTGTAGTCATCTTACTGGTTCTCTCAGGTTCACTTTCTACCAAAGATATAATCGGAAATATCCTGGGTAAAAAGTCGACTTCCGTCTGCGGTGCAGGGCCATCAATGCGGGTGTATATGCGTGTATTTTCTTTGAGCTCTGAGAACAACGAAGTGTAATGACCAATGGTTTCAGCACTTCCCAAAATTAACATACCTTGAGAAGTTAATGAGTAGTGGAACAAGGGGATTAACTTTTTTTGTAATTCCGGTCCCAAATAAATCAGCAGATTACGACAGGTAACAATATCTAACTTAGTGAACGGTGGATCCATGATGATATTTTGTGGCGCAAAAATGACCATGTCTCGAATGCGCTTATTGATGCGATAACCACTTCCATCTTTAATGAAGTATCGATTCAATTGCTCTGGCGAGACATCAGCCTCAATACTTGCTGGGTAATAACCTTTTCGTGCAACATTGATGGCATCCTCACCAAGATCAGTTGCAAATACCTGTAGTGTGAAATGCCCTTTTGGCTTAACGTCATCCAATACATCCATAATCGTCATCGCAAGCGAGTAAGCCTCCTCGCCGGTAGAACAAGCCGTTACCCATGCTCGAAGTTGTTTACCTTGTGGATAATGGGCTAACAGTGCAGGAAGTGAGACGCGCTTAAGCTGCGCCCACACTTTTTGGTCTCGAAAAAAATGAGTAACGCCTATCAATATTTCTTTGAACAGCAGGTCTTGCTCTTGCGGATTATCACGCAAATAGTGCGCGTAAAGTTCAATGTTTTTAAGCTGATGCAAATCCATACGTCTTTCTATACGACGATAGATAGTATTTTTCTTGTACAGTGAAAAGTCATTACCACTGCGTCCACGTAAGATAATAATGATCCGCTCAAGCGCGCTTGTTGACATGAGCTCCGCACTCGACTCAAAATCGTTTGGCACACCGCGAGGGCTATGTTTGAGAAAAGCGATAATCTGTTCTGGTAAAGCTTCAGCAGGAGCAACGATGTCAGCCAGTCCAGTATTAATCGCGCTATAAGGCATTGAATCAAATTTGGCAAACTCAGGTGACTGCACCACAGACACCCCAGCATTTTCTTTAATGGCGCGTAAACCTAGGGTGCCATCAGACCCCATACCAGACAAAATAACCCCTACAGCCCGCTCATTCTGATCATTAGCCAAGGCCCGAAAAAAGAAATCAATCGGTAAACGCAATCCGCGACTGGCGGTTGGATCAAGTAGAAATAGCGATCCGTGAAGCATAGATAAATCTTTATTAGGTGGTATCACATATACACAGTTCGGCTTAACTTCCATCCCATTGCTGGCTTGGGTGACTTTCATTAAGGTCGTGCGTTGCAAAAGCTCAGGCATAATGCTTTTGCGAGTTGGGTCAAGGTGTTGAATAACAACAAATGCAATACTGCTGGGAGTTAATACATGGGAAAAAAAATCTGCCAATGCTTCCAAGCCACCAGCTGAAGCACCAATACCCACAATGATAGGTGTATTCACCACAGCCAACCTACTGTAATCCTTAAGTGGCTTAGTCAATGTTTTACTTTGGTTTTTCATTGGGTGAGCTTTTTATTATGCATGCATTGATTGTAGACGAATTAATCAGACAAGTATGTCAACTCAATCACTGCGGGACAGTAATTTATCCATTAAACCTACCTTTGGCCTAAATATGAGTGACTTTATTAACGCAGACCTTTGTTTGTTGATAAAAAGCGTCTAAGTTTGTGCGTGAAACGGTGAGGCGGTTTATTTTTAAAAGTGCTTAGCTTGTACTTTTAGCGGTCAAATAAATTGAACACCGTTTTCGATTTTTTTCTTAAGGTTATGAGTACCGAAAACGGATAAAAGCTACAGAGCTAAGTGATTGAGGGCATATCTCTGAGGCGGTCGAAAACAGCAACTATTCCGGAGTCTCCCATTAAATTCATCTCAACATCATAAATACTTATATATTTATTACCCCCTGCCGAAGGCAATTGATTGTATTTAATTGATGCTCTAAACAAGCTTTGAGACATAACACAGAGGTGGCAAAGATGTCTGAGTTTGAGGGCAAACTGTTGGTGTATCCCCCCCATCTCGGTTATATGAACTTAGACATGCACCTGTTTTTGACTATTTGAAGTACTTAGCGCTGATATTCTCATAAATAGAATGAGTGCCAACAATGGCAAAGCACTGCCAATTGCCGCGACGTAAATCCAACCACCATGGGCATACACAACACTGGCCAATATAGAACCAAGGGCGCCACCAATAAAAATACTCGTCATATATAGCGCATTCAAATGACCACGACTGTGTGGATCAAGTGTGTAGACGGCTCGCTGACCTAGCACCATATTCATTTGCACGGCAAAGTCGAGTAATACGCCGGTTAGCGCCAGAAATATCACACCATACGGCAGGTTAAAAAAACCCGGAACAAAACTAATCACGGCTAGCACCATGGCAAACTTTGAGATTTTTCGGTGTGCCCCGCATCCGCCATTCGTCCCGCAATAGGCGCAGCAACAGCACCTATTGCACCAACTAATGCAAACAACGCAATTTGCGTTTGGCTTAACCCGTAGACATATGACAACAGTAATGGCGCAGCGGTCCAAAACAAGCTGAATGATGCAAACATTAACCCTTGATACAAAGCACGCTGGCGTAATAAGGGATAGCGCTTAAATGGCACTACTTAATGGGCGAAGGCATACCATGAGGTGACGAGCGAAGATACTGCGGTGGTGCAGTCACTTGTGCCCCTAATTCAGCGGCCGCATGCCAAACCCAATGTGGGTTGTAAAGGATCCCTCGAGCTAATGCCACGGCATCGGCCTTGCCAGTGGCGATGATCTCATCGGCCGCCTTTGGCTTGTCTATTAGGCCCACCGCAATAACCGGGATATCAACAGCGTGTTTTATGGCATCAGCAAATGGCACCTGAAACTCTGGTGCAACGGGGATCTGTTGTTGAGGACTTAATCCTGCTGTGCTGACATGAATAAACTGACAACCCTTAACGCTAAGGGCTTTGGCTAATATAATACTTTGCTCAAGATCCCAGCCACCATCGACCCAATCGGTAGCTGAAATACGCACTCCAAGCGTGATCTTATCGGATACTGCAGCGCGGATGGCATCAATGATCTCGAGCAATAAACGCATACGGTTCTCAATGCTTCCACCGTATTGGTCATCACGCTGATTCGACAATGGAGATAAAAATTGATGGATTAAATATCCATGGGCAGCATGCACTTCGATGGCATCAATGCCTAATCGCTCCGCACGTTTAGCCGCTGCGGCAAAATCTGCCACAATATGACCAATATCGATAATGCTGGCGGCTTCTGGTCGCGGTCCATCAAGGGTAAACGGTATTGGTGACGGGGCAACGGGTCGCCATCCGTTCGGTTGATCAGCAGCGATAATATTGCCACCATCCCATGGTTTTTGAGTTGATGCCTTACGGCCAGCATGTGACAACTGAATGGCAATGGGCATAGTGGAATAACGGCGAGCAACAGCCAATGATTTAGCAAGTGCTTGCTCTGTTCTATCGTCCCATAATCCCAAATCGGCATAGGTAATACGCCCAGTCGGATTGACCGCCGTGGCTTCAAGAATGAACAATCCTGCACCAGATAATGCAAATCGTCCCCAATGCAAAGTATGCCAATCCGTTGCGGCGCCTTCATCTGCTGAATACTGACACATTGGCGCAATAATGACCCGGTTTTCCAAAGTTAACTGACCCATTTTCAGGGATTCAAACAAATGACTCATAAAAAGGTTTCCTTGTTGATATAAGGTGACACAGGTGACTCATGGATCGGCGTCAGTAGTAAATATATATTCGTGGTAACAATAGATCTAAACGACTTAGGTTTAGTCTTATTTTTCTTCGCTACACCATTAGCCTATTTATCAACAATCAGCTAAATACTGTTAACCTGTTGATAAAATTGTTTCAAGTGGCTTAGGTTGATACGTAAAATTGTGCCATAGCTTAGCTGGTAATAATCACGCTAACGAAGAGATTATGACCCAGAGACGAGAGCTCAAGCGTAGTGATGATTTTAATCGGACATGATAAAGGAATAACTATCACAGCAGAATATCGACTGGACGCAAAACACCATTGCTTATTTTGCAACACTCGCCCGTAGCGTATATCAGTTTATGAACCTGTGAGTTAATCGCTGATTATGTAACTATCTCTCTAATGAAATCGATAAACGCATTAACCCTTTTCGAACCACGATGATTAGGTAAATATAAGGCCGAAATTGCCGCACTCGAACTGTTGGGATTAACTTGATATGACGTCAGTAAACTGATCATTTGGCCACTATTAATGTCTTGTTGAATTAACCAATCTGGTAATAAAGCAATACCATGGCCTGATAACACCACTTCTCTGATCACTTCAACATTATTGGTCTTTAGCTTACCTTTAATAGGGATCCGTTGCTCTTCGTCTTCAGACAAAAACGTCCAGACCAGCTGACTACTAAAGCGCAAACATTGGTGATGTAACAAATCTGTTGGTTGCTGTGGCAGGCCATATTGTTTTATATACTCTGGACTGGCAACCACTAGCCGTCGAAACTGACCTAGGGGTCGACTGATTAACTCTTCGGTCGGTGCAGCAGAGCCCAACCTGATGGAGAGATCGATGCGCTGGGTAAATAAATCAGTAATGTCATCACTGAGCTGCAAATCCAAATCTAATTTGGGGTATTGATGCAAAAAAACGGCCAATGTGTGGTGCAATAACAAAACCGCCAAATGTTGTTGGCACTGTCACGCGCAGTGGACCTGATGCCTCATCTTGGCTGTCTTTTATTTGTTCATCGGCATCTAACACGCTGTCGAGAATTTTCCTCGCACTCATGTAATAAGCCATGCCCGCATCAGACACAGTAATTTGACGAGTTGAACGGTTTAACAGCACGGTACCGAGCTCAGATTCAAGCGAATCGACCATGCGGGTTACCGATGACGTAGCCACCGAAAGATTGCGTGCCGCCGATGAAAATCCCTTCGCATCAACTGTCTCAACAAACATTTTCAACGCCAGTAATTTATCCATCTAAGATCGTACTACCTCATTGTGGTTTCTAACTTATTCAACGCGACTTAGGTTATCACCACGATAAAAATAGCCGTTACACGCTATTTTGCAGTGTAGCCTACTGCTCTATTGTATTCAGTACAATTGATAATTTTACGGTTTTTTTACGCGATATACTGCTTGTCATTTGATATTGTTACTTCACTGAATTTTAAGTGATAAACAGCATTATGTGGGCAAATTTAATTTCAACTCGCTATATTTTTAGTTTTGTAGTGCTATTTTTGGTATTAACAAGTGCCTGGATTATCGATTATGTATGGGGTTCACCAGCTGTAATATTATTGCTATTACAATTGGCCATCGTGGTTATCGCGTTGCAATGTAGCATCAAGCTTGCCTATTTTTCTGCCATCATTGAAGCATTAAGCTTCAATTTTTTGTTCACCACGCCGCGTTATTCACTACAAATGTTCAACATTAACGACATCATGAATTTACTGGTGTTTATTTTTGTGGCATTTGCTACCAGCAAACTGGCGCAACATTACCGTCGTCAACAGCATGAATTAAAGCAGGCGCAACTTAGAAATAGTATCTTGTTGTCTGTGTCTCACGATCTGAGAACGCCACTGGCGACCATTATTGGCACATTAACGACACTCAAAGAATACATGGCTAAACTTAGCGAGTTTGAAAAGCAGGAGTTGCTCGATAGTGCAACAGCTGAAAGTCATCGATTACATCAATACATTGAAAACTTACTGCAAGCAACCAGGATGCAGCATGGAACATTAACGTTTAAAAAACTGCCTGTGTCTATTGTTAGTGT
The Shewanella vesiculosa DNA segment above includes these coding regions:
- a CDS encoding NADH:flavin oxidoreductase/NADH oxidase translates to MSHLFESLKMGQLTLENRVIIAPMCQYSADEGAATDWHTLHWGRFALSGAGLFILEATAVNPTGRITYADLGLWDDRTEQALAKSLAVARRYSTMPIAIQLSHAGRKASTQKPWDGGNIIAADQPNGWRPVAPSPIPFTLDGPRPEAASIIDIGHIVADFAAAAKRAERLGIDAIEVHAAHGYLIHQFLSPLSNQRDDQYGGSIENRMRLLLEIIDAIRAAVSDKITLGVRISATDWVDGGWDLEQSIILAKALSVKGCQFIHVSTAGLSPQQQIPVAPEFQVPFADAIKHAVDIPVIAVGLIDKPKAADEIIATGKADAVALARGILYNPHWVWHAAAELGAQVTAPPQYLRSSPHGMPSPIK
- a CDS encoding substrate binding domain-containing protein, producing the protein MAVLLLHHTLAVFLHQYPKLDLDLQLSDDITDLFTQRIDLSIRLGSAAPTEELISRPLGQFRRLVVASPEYIKQYGLPQQPTDLLHHQCLRFSSQLVWTFLSEDEEQRIPIKGKLKTNNVEVIREVVLSGHGIALLPDWLIQQDINSGQMISLLTSYQVNPNSSSAAISALYLPNHRGSKRVNAFIDFIREIVT
- a CDS encoding LysR family transcriptional regulator: MDKLLALKMFVETVDAKGFSSAARNLSVATSSVTRMVDSLESELGTVLLNRSTRQITVSDAGMAYYMSARKILDSVLDADEQIKDSQDEASGPLRVTVPTTFGGFVIAPHIGRFFASIPQIRFGFAAQ
- a CDS encoding ATP-binding protein is translated as MWANLISTRYIFSFVVLFLVLTSAWIIDYVWGSPAVILLLLQLAIVVIALQCSIKLAYFSAIIEALSFNFLFTTPRYSLQMFNINDIMNLLVFIFVAFATSKLAQHYRRQQHELKQAQLRNSILLSVSHDLRTPLATIIGTLTTLKEYMAKLSEFEKQELLDSATAESHRLHQYIENLLQATRMQHGTLTFKKLPVSIVSVIDRVVERFSDGSNRIALNTEKVSQLYISSSLIEQAIFNVVDNALRYSPKNKSVSISLYCAQDYVHIDVQDHGQGIDPKYADNIFELFYSSHDHQPSDSGSGSGIGLAVSKGIIAAHQGHISFIPVEQGCLIRIALPISKPEA